The following nucleotide sequence is from Luteolibacter rhizosphaerae.
CAACCACGGCGAGTCGATCGTCATGCGTATTCTCGACAAGTCGGCCCTCGTTCTCGGCTTGCCGGAGCTCGGCTTCTTCTCGGATGACCAGGCCACCTTCGAAAACCTCATCGGCCTGCCGGACGGCATCATCCTGGTGACCGGCCCAACCGGTTCCGGCAAGACCACCACGCTCTACGCCTGTCTCAACGTCATCAACAAGCCGGACAAGAAGATCATCACCGTGGAAGACCCGGTGGAATACGAGCTTCCCGGCATCAACCAGGTGATGGTGAAGACGGACATCGGCATGACCTTCGCCGCGGCGCTCCGCGCCATGCTGCGTCAGGCGCCGAACATCATCATGATCGGGGAAATTCGAGACGCGGAGACGGCGAATATCGCCATCAACGCGTCCCTTACCGGTCACTTGGTGCTCTCCACGCTCCACACGAACGACGCGCCTTCCGCCGTCGCTCGTCTCGCGGATATTGGCATCAAGCGCTTCCTCATCGCCTCCGCTGTCCGCGCCGTGCTCGCCCAGCGTCTGGTCCGCAAGCTCTGCCCCGTCTGCAAGGCACCGCATCTGCTGACCGACAAGGAAGCCCGCGCGCTCCGCTTCGACAACCGCACCGGAGATTCCTCCGGGGTCATGGGTCCGGTGGGTTGCGACAAGTGCCGCGGTGGTGGCTATCGCGGTCGTGCCGGTCTCTTCGAGCTCTTCCAGATCGACGACGAGGTCCGCCACATGATCAACGAAAACCTGACATCCAGCCAGTTGCGCCGCCGCGCCCGCGAGTTGGGCATGCGCACCCTGCGCGACGACGGGATCCGCAAGGTTCTCGCCGGCATGACTTCGCCGGAAGAGGTTATCCACGTCACCATGGCGGATGCCGACTAAGAACCCGGCCCACGCATTCCTGAATTTCCAATCTTAGATTTCCTAAAACCCGGTCCATGGATAGCAACCAGATCGTCGAACTTTTCATCAGCCGCGGGCTCATCGACCGCTCGCTCGGCCAGGACATTCTCCACGAGGTGGACAATAGCGGCAAGGAGGCCGCCGAGATCCTCGCCGACTTCCAGGTCATCAATCATCGCGATGATGTCTGGCCGGTCGTGGCTTCCGAGCTCGGAGCTCCGCTTGTCGAGCTCCGTAACTGGACCCCGCCGGAAGAACTTCTCTCGCTGGTTCCGGCCGGTATGGCCCGCCTCCACGGCGCACTGCCGGTCAACTTCGATTCCGACGGCCTCCACGTGGCGCTGGTGGATCCGATGAATCCCCAGACCTTGGAGGATCTCCGCTTCGCCCTCGGTCGCGAGGTGATCCTCACGATCGCCCCGGACTACGTGGTCGAGCAGAAAATCAACGAGTGCTACGGCGGCGAGGGCAAGGCGATGGAGGACATCCTGACCCAACTCCAGACCGGCGTGGATGCCGCGATGAGCCAGGCCGATCTCGAGGCCGAAGCCAACTCGGCGCCGATTATCCGCTACGTGGATCTGGTGCTTTACCAAGCCATCAAGGAACGCGCCTCGGACATTCACTTCGAGCCCTTCGAAAAGGACTTCAAGATCCGCTACCGGGTGGACGGCAGCCTCTATGAGATGGCGCCACCGCCGGTGCACCTTTCGCTCGCGATCATTTCGCGTGTGAAGGTCATGTCGAACATGAACATCGCCGAGCGCCGCGTGCCGCAGGACGGCCGTATCGTGAAGCAGTTCGGCGACCGCCAGGTCGACATGCGTGTTTCGACCCTGCCGACGCAATACGGCGAGTCCGTGGTGCTCCGGGTTCTGGACCGCTCCTCGGTGAACCTCTCGCTCGAGGCTCTCTCCCTTCCGCCGTCGATCTACGAGTACATCTGCGAGACCATCGAGAAGCCGAACGGCATCTTCATCGTGACCGGTCCGACCGGTGCCGGTAAGACCACCACGCTCTACGCCGCGCTGGCCAGGATCAACACGATCGACTCGAAGCTGCTCACCGCCGAAGACCCGGTTGAGTATGACATCGACGGGATCGTCCAGATCCCGGTCCATGAATCGATCGGCCTGACTTTCCCGCGCGTGCTCCGCGCCTTCCTTCGTCAGGATCCGGACCGCATCATGGTGGGGGAGATGCGTGACATGGATACCGCCCAGATTGCCATTCAGGCCTCGCTCACGGGGCACTTGGTGCTCTCCACGCTTCACACCAATGATGCCCCCGGTGCAGTCACCCGTCTGGTTGACATGGGTTGCGAACCGTTCCTCGTGGCGGCCTCGTTGGAAGGTATTCTAGCCCAACGTCTTGTCCGGACCATCTGTAAGAATTGCAAGGCTTCTTACGAACCGAACGAAAGCATCCTGACCCAGCTCGGGGTCGCCGTCCATGAACTGGGCGACAAGGACTTCTTCACCGGCCGCGGTTGCGAGATCTGCGGTAACAGCGGTTACAAGGGCCGGAAAGGTCTCTACGAGCTCCTCGATATCACGGACCCCCTGCGGGAACTTATCATCGACCGGGCCCCGACGGTGGTGCTGAAGCAGAAGGCGATGGAGCTGGGTATGCAGACCCTTCGCGAGGACGGTCTGCGGAACATCTACCTCGGCCACACCACCATTGAGGAAGTTCTGAAATACACCTGATTCACACGAAACAGCGCGAATTTTGAGTCGCCAGCTTCCGTTTGTGCGATCACATTCCCATCACTCGATTTAAAAACAACCCCATGCCCCAATTCCAATTCACCGCCGCCGATGCCAAGGGCGAGCAGATGTCTGGCACGATCGAATCGACGAGCGAAGCCGATGCCATCCAGCAGCTCCGTTCCCAAGGTTATTACCCTCTGCAGGTTGTAGAGGCTGGCAAGGGCAAGCTCGCGAAGAAGGCCGCCAAGAAGGGTAAGGCCGCCGCGGACAAGAAGAAGGGTCCGAAGGCGACGACCGGCGGTCGCATCAAGCCGAAGATCCTGATGATCTTCACCCGCCAGCTGGCTACGCTGATCGATTCCGGTCTGCCCCTGTTGCGTGGTCTGACCGTACTCGCCAAGCAGGAGCCGAACCCGGTGCTCCGGGGCACCATCGGCGCGTTGGCCGACTCCGTGCAATCCGGCTCCACATTCTCCGAAGCGCTCGCACAGCACCCGAAGATCTTCAACAAGCTCTATGTGAACATGGTGAAAGCCGGTGAGCTGGGCGGTGTGCTTGAAGTCGTTCTCGTCCGTCTCGCCGAGTACCAGGAAAAGGCCCACAAGCTGAAGAACAAGATCGTATCGGCGATGGTCTACCCGATCATCGTTATGTTCATCGCGGTGGCCATCTTGATCTTCCTGATGCTGTTCATCGTTCCGAAGTTCGAATCGATGTTCGCGGAACTCGGTAAGGACGCTGAGCTCCCGATGATCTCGCAGATCGTCTTCGGCACCTCGAAGTTCTTCTTGAATGCCACCTTGGTGCCGCCGGTGCCGAACGTGGTCTGGTTCCTCGTTGCGATCGGCGCGATCTTCGCCGGCTTCAACATGTGGGGCAAGACGAAGGGTGGTCGTCGCACGATCGACCAGCTCAAGCTGAAGCTCCCGATCTTCGGCGACATTCAGCGGAAGTCCGCCATCGCCCGTTTCTCCCGTACCTTGGGTACTTTGGTCACCTCTGGTGTGCCGATCCTCCAAGCTCTCAACATTACCCGTGACACCGCTGGTAACGTCGTGGTGTCCGACGCGATCGAGAAGGTTCACGAAGCGGTTAAGGAAGGGGAATCGATCGTGACCCCGCTCCAAGCTTCCAGCGTCTTCCCGAACATGGTGATCTCGATGGTGGACGTGGGTGAAGAAACCGGCCAGCTTCCCGAGATGCTTCTCAAAGTGGCGGACGTTTATGACGATGAGGTGGACAACGCGGTGACCGCGCTTACCTCCATCCTCGAGCCGATCATGATCGTCGTCCTGGCGCTCGTCGTGGGTGCGGTGGTGTTCGCGCTCTTCCTGCCGCTGATCAAGATCATCTCCGAAATGGGCAACATGTGACCCGGCTTGCGGAGCGGTCTCCGGGCGGCTCCGCAACACTTACCGAAACACGCATGAAGAAACCCGCTTTCCGCCGCCACGCCGCCGGCTTCAGCTTGATGGAGCTGGTGGTGGTCGTGGCCATCATCGTCGTCCTCGCCGCCCTGACCTTGGTCGGGATGAGCTTCATCAATGCCAAGCAGGCCCGCGACAAGGCCGCCCTGCAGGTGAAGTTGCTCGATCTGGCGATTGAAGACTATAAATCGGACAACAAGACCTACCCGTCCCATCAGGACTCTGAAGGTCTGAAGGGGGATGAAGTGCTCTACAAGGCCCTCTACTACGATGGCTTCGAGGCCAAGGAGTCCGGTGGTACGATCTACCTCGCCGATCTCGATCCCGAGAACAATACCAAGGGCGGCCAAGCTTGGATGCAAGGTAAAGGTCCCACCGCCCAGATCGTTGATCCCTGGGGGAACACCTACCGCTACCGTTCCGGAGATGCTCCGGATTCCCGCAATCCGGACTTCGATGTCTGGTCTTGCGGTCCGGACGGGAAGACGAATCCCGATCCGAAAAACAAGGACAGTCTCGACGATATCGGGAACTGGTGAATTTGAATCCGGCGGCCTCAAGGCCGCCGGTTCTGTTTTCGGATGGAAGCAATTTTCCCCGGTCCGGCGAATCGTTCTCTCTATCTCTCTTTACGCTCGACGCGGGAGCATGCCGGGGTCCTTTTTCCCGGCAGCATGAGCGACGATATCGAAAATACCCCAGCAGCCCCGGAAGCTCCCGCCGCCAAGGTTGCGAAGAAGCGCCCTGCGGTGCGCAAGTCGTCCAAACCCGCAGCCAAGAAGGCCGAAGAAGCTGCTCCTGCCGCGGCCGTGGAATCTGCTCCTTCCGAGCCCGCCGCAGCGGCGCCCGCTCCTGCGCCGCGTAAGGAAGAAGTGAAGACAGCGGGTCCCTCCGAGGCTGCGGAAGTCAATTCGTCGGAGGCCTCGGATGGCGGGCGGATCGCCCTCTTTGTGGACACGCCGGCACCCGAGCCGGGAGGTGGCTCCAAGAAACGCCGCCGTCGGAAGAAGAAGCATGGGCAAAGTCAGGGTGGACAGGCCGGTGGTCAGCATCCGCATGCGGTTTCTGCTCCTGCGGAGGCTCCCACCGGACAGGCTGTCGCTCCTGCCGGTGAAGCGCACCAGCCCTCCCATCAACCGGCCATGCATGCGGCCCCGCGACCGAAGCTCGATCCCGAGCAGGTGGCTAAGAAGGCCTGGAAGATCTTCCAGTCGGAAGTGGGTGAAGAGGGCTTGGCCCTGATCGACGATCACGATGCACGTGAGATCTCGCGCCGCTGCTTCCGACTTGCGGAAATCTTCCTGGAAGAAGCAGCTCGCCGGGGGCAGCGCTAAGCGTCCCGATTACCCGGCTGGATCAAGCTTCGCCCGCAGCTCGCGGGCGAGCTCGGTCTTGCCGGTAGCTTCGGCCAAGGAAATTCGCATCCGCAGGACGGCAGGTTCGCCGCGTTCGGCGTCCGACATGTTCTCAAGCAGCGTCAGTGCTTGGGGGTGGTCGCCGATCGCCAAGGCTCCTTCCAAGAGGTCGGTCCGGCTCACCTGTGCCGGATCCAAGGGTTTTTCCGGATAGACCGCCCAGCGGGCTTGGTCCGGGAGACCGGTGGCACCTTCCGTTACTTGCTCCAGGTAGACGAGTTCATCGCCCTCACGGATCTGCTGCCATTGGTTCAGGGTCAGGACGATCACGAAACCGAGGATGAAGAGGGAGCCTTCGAGGATGAAGGGGGTGGTGGCGAAGCCAAGAACTCGGGCGAAAAATTCTCCGGCTACGCCCGGCAGGTGAGCTCCGAAAGCGAAGGCGCAGTAGAGGCCGGCGACACCTCCTAAAATGGCTACGGCGGTGATTACTTGCCTCCTTCGTTCGTCGTGTGCGCTCACTGGGGAAGTATGTACTTGTAACCTTGTGGGGGCGAATCTGATTATTTTTTAAATAAACTTGATTATTTATAAAAATTTGAGTTCTTTCAGCGGGTTCTCATGTCGCTTGAACGGATGAAATTGATCGGCCTTGCCGTGCTGTGTGTCGCCCTGACTCTGGCGGCGCGGCGGACGATCACGGGCTCGCCGGGCTCCGCCTACGAGCAGGGCGTCCGCCCGGTTTCCTCGTCGCAGGACGCGGGCGAGGTATGGACGATCCCGGTGGAGATCGTGGAGGAGGGGGCTGCGCCGCGCTTGCACCAGGTGCCTCTGCGCAATTGATCGCCGTCGCGGTTGAAATCGCCGGAGCCAAGCGTTAGACCC
It contains:
- a CDS encoding GspE/PulE family protein — translated: MFSNEDYLADLLVEAGAVAPDSVDQARRKGGSVIEKLLGDTDLSETTICAVLAQNAGLEAIDLGQMAIPPEVVSAIPDDIARRYKAIPIADDGVYLTVAVADPFDFETMDSLPHVLGREINFVCAPVNAVNSFLKDFYGATNSGGGMDFKGGHEVEASDGDAPIIRLVQNLLVEAMKMRCSDIHIEPLETSVRIRYRIDGKLVEVDNHPKKLLPAIIARLKVMSGSMSIAEKRLPQDGRIQVKTAEKEIDLRVSSVPSNHGESIVMRILDKSALVLGLPELGFFSDDQATFENLIGLPDGIILVTGPTGSGKTTTLYACLNVINKPDKKIITVEDPVEYELPGINQVMVKTDIGMTFAAALRAMLRQAPNIIMIGEIRDAETANIAINASLTGHLVLSTLHTNDAPSAVARLADIGIKRFLIASAVRAVLAQRLVRKLCPVCKAPHLLTDKEARALRFDNRTGDSSGVMGPVGCDKCRGGGYRGRAGLFELFQIDDEVRHMINENLTSSQLRRRARELGMRTLRDDGIRKVLAGMTSPEEVIHVTMADAD
- a CDS encoding GspE/PulE family protein, with translation MDSNQIVELFISRGLIDRSLGQDILHEVDNSGKEAAEILADFQVINHRDDVWPVVASELGAPLVELRNWTPPEELLSLVPAGMARLHGALPVNFDSDGLHVALVDPMNPQTLEDLRFALGREVILTIAPDYVVEQKINECYGGEGKAMEDILTQLQTGVDAAMSQADLEAEANSAPIIRYVDLVLYQAIKERASDIHFEPFEKDFKIRYRVDGSLYEMAPPPVHLSLAIISRVKVMSNMNIAERRVPQDGRIVKQFGDRQVDMRVSTLPTQYGESVVLRVLDRSSVNLSLEALSLPPSIYEYICETIEKPNGIFIVTGPTGAGKTTTLYAALARINTIDSKLLTAEDPVEYDIDGIVQIPVHESIGLTFPRVLRAFLRQDPDRIMVGEMRDMDTAQIAIQASLTGHLVLSTLHTNDAPGAVTRLVDMGCEPFLVAASLEGILAQRLVRTICKNCKASYEPNESILTQLGVAVHELGDKDFFTGRGCEICGNSGYKGRKGLYELLDITDPLRELIIDRAPTVVLKQKAMELGMQTLREDGLRNIYLGHTTIEEVLKYT
- a CDS encoding type II secretion system F family protein, which produces MPQFQFTAADAKGEQMSGTIESTSEADAIQQLRSQGYYPLQVVEAGKGKLAKKAAKKGKAAADKKKGPKATTGGRIKPKILMIFTRQLATLIDSGLPLLRGLTVLAKQEPNPVLRGTIGALADSVQSGSTFSEALAQHPKIFNKLYVNMVKAGELGGVLEVVLVRLAEYQEKAHKLKNKIVSAMVYPIIVMFIAVAILIFLMLFIVPKFESMFAELGKDAELPMISQIVFGTSKFFLNATLVPPVPNVVWFLVAIGAIFAGFNMWGKTKGGRRTIDQLKLKLPIFGDIQRKSAIARFSRTLGTLVTSGVPILQALNITRDTAGNVVVSDAIEKVHEAVKEGESIVTPLQASSVFPNMVISMVDVGEETGQLPEMLLKVADVYDDEVDNAVTALTSILEPIMIVVLALVVGAVVFALFLPLIKIISEMGNM
- a CDS encoding type II secretion system protein GspG; translated protein: MKKPAFRRHAAGFSLMELVVVVAIIVVLAALTLVGMSFINAKQARDKAALQVKLLDLAIEDYKSDNKTYPSHQDSEGLKGDEVLYKALYYDGFEAKESGGTIYLADLDPENNTKGGQAWMQGKGPTAQIVDPWGNTYRYRSGDAPDSRNPDFDVWSCGPDGKTNPDPKNKDSLDDIGNW